The Streptomyces sp. NBC_00435 nucleotide sequence GGCCGGAACCCCTACTCGTGAATGAGGAGATCAGGTGTTCTTCCAGCGAAGTCCGGTGGCCCGGAGAGCGGTGTTGTTAGGGGGAGGCGTGACGACCGCGCTCGCCCTGGCGGGTGCGGTTCTGGCGCCCGCCGCGCAAGCGGGAACGATCCGCCCCACCGTGCACTGTGTCCTACCGGCCGGTCAGGGCGATCCCTCCGGTCCGCAGGACGTCACCGTCGAGCTGTCCCCGGCCTCGGTGGCGCCCGGCGGCAAGGTCCACGCCAAGGTCACCCTCGGGCCCGGCCCGGCGGTGAGTCCGATGAAGCTCGACGACGTGCCTTCCACCCCGTCGATCGACCTGGTCATGTCGGGGGGTGCCACGGGCAAGGTGACCGTGCAGGGCCCCACGGTCCTGGTGGACGTTCCCGCGCAGCCGGCCCCGATCGTGATCCCGCCCTACGAGGGGGACTTCTTCGTCCCGGCGAACGCCTCCGGGCCCATCCAGTTCAGCCCCGTCAGGATGAACACCGCCACTGTGGTCTTCGGCGGCAACTACAACACGCCCTGCGACGTCGTCAGCGGTGGCGGTGTGGTCGCCACCGTCACCGCGCAGGGCGGCGGCGGCTCGGCGGCGACGGTGTCGGCGCCGAGCGGCCCGGCCGGGCCGAGCACGTCCGTACCCCTGTCGGGTGGCGGCTGGACTCCGAGCGCCTCGCCGACCGCGACCCTGTGCGACGCGGGGGGCGGCGGATGTGACGCGACGAAGGTGACCGGCGGCTCCCTGAAGATCGACGCGGCGGGGGCCCTGAGCGGCGCCATCACCCTGGCCAACTCCTGGACCGTCGCCGATGGTTCGTACTCCGTCCAGGTCAGCGACGGTACGAAGCAGGCGAAGACTCCGCTGGAGGTCAAGGCGTACGTCCCGGCGGGCCCGTACCAGCTGACGGCCAGCCCGGACCGTGCCGCGGTGGGCGCGGTCATCACGGTGTCGGGCAAGAACTACCACCAGGACCAGCAGCTCAACGTGGTGGCGCTGGACAGTGCCGGCAACACCCTGGACGACACCGCCGTCTATCCGAACACGACCACCGACGGCACGTTCAGCACCGAGTTCACGATCAGTGACCCGGCGATCGCCTTCATCCACACCGACGAGGGCGGCGTGGAAGGTACCGACACCAAGATCCCCTTCACCGTCACCACGGGCGGAGGCCCGGGCGAGGGCGGCACGGGCACGCAGAAGTTCACGTTCTCCGTCACCCCCGGCCCGCTCTCGATGGGCCAGTCCGGTGCGGAGGTGAACTTCGGGACGATCCAGCTGGACGGCTCGAGCCACGACGTGGCCGGCACGCTCAACCCGGTCCAGGTCTCGGACGCCCGGGGCGGCACGGCCGGCTGGTCGCTGACCGGCACTCTCAGCGACTTCACCGCCGCCGGCGGCGGAACGGCGGTCATCCCGGCCGGCGCCGTGAGCTGGACCCCGTCCTGCTCGGCGCACGCCGACGCGATCGGAACTCCGAGCGAGGGAGCGCCCGGAGCACTCGGCGCCACCCCGGCGGGCCTGTGTGAACTCCCCTCCGGTGGCGGCCAGGTCGTCGGTGGAGTCTTCGACGCCTCCGCCGGACTGAACCTCCACACCCCGGCAGTGATTCCGGGCGGCAACTACGCGGCGACGCTCACGCTCTCACTGTCCTGATCAGCACGCGGCACACGGCACACAGCACACGGCACACGGCACGCCGCACACAGCACACGCACACCGCCGCGGTACCGGGCCGGGGCCCCGCGCGAATCCGCGTGTCCGGGTCCCGGCCCGTTCCGCCCCCACAACAACCCGCCCCCCACCCCCCCACCGACAAAGGGAGATCGGATGTTCCCCGCACCGAAGACTGCTACGGCGCGCACCACTGGCCACGGGTGGCCTCGCCCTGGTCCTGGCCGCCGGCGGCCTCGTCCTGGCACCCGCCGCCCAGGCCGGCACCGTCACCCCCACCGTGCACTGCTCCCTGCCCGCCGGGCAGGGAGAAGCCACCGGCCCGCAGACCATGACCGTCGACCTGACCACCACGAGCGCCCCACCCGGTGGCAAGGTCCACGCGAAGATCACCCTCGGTGCCAGTCCGGCGAAGAGCACCACCAATCTCAGCGACATCCCGACCACCCCGGCGATCGATCTCACCCTGTCCGGCGGCGCCACCGGCACCGTCACGATCCAAGGGCCCACGGTCAACCTCGACTACACCAGCGGCCAGGCCGTCGTCCTGCCCCCCTTCGAAGGCGACTTCTTCCTCCCGGCCACCGCATCCGGCACGGTCAACCTGACCCCCCTGCGGACCCGGACCACCACCGTCGTCTTCGGCGGCACCTACCAGACCCCCTGCGACGTCACCGCTGGCGGCGGCACCGTGGCGACCGTGACGGCACAGGGCGGCGGAAGTACGGAGGCGACGGTGTCGGCGCCGACCGGTTCGGTGAAGCCGAGTACGTCCGTACCCCTGGCCGGTGGTGGCTGGACCCCGGGCGCCACCGCGACCCCGACCCTCTGCGACGCGGCGGGCGGCAATTGCGACGCGTCCAAGATCGCGTCGAGCACGCTGGCCATCGACGCCTCCGGTGGTTTGAGCGGCAGCATCGCCCTCGCCAGCTCCTGGACCGTCGCCGATGGTGCGTACTCCGTCCAGGTCAGCGACGGTACGAAGCAGGCGAAGGCTCCGCTGGAGGTGAAGGCGTACGTTCCGGGGGGCCCGTACGTGCTGACCCCGAGCCCAGACCACGGCCCGGTCGGCGCGGTGATCACGGTGTCGGGCAAGAACTACCACCAGGATCAGCAGCTCAACGTGGTGGCCCTGGACGCCGAGGGCAATACGCTCGACGACACGGCCGTCTATCCGAGCACGACCACCGACGGCACGTTCAGCACCGAGTTCACGATCAGTGACCCGGCGATCGCCTTCATCCACACCGACGAGGGCGCCGTGGAGGGTACCCAGACCAACGTCCCCTTCACCGTCACCACCAACCCCGTCACCCTCGCGACGGGCGCGGCCACGGTGAAACCGGGCGCCACGGTCGCCCTGTCCGGCGCGGGCTGGCCCGCGGGCGCCGTCGTCACCGCAGCCCTCTGCGCGGCAGACGGCACCGGTTGCGCTCCGGCCGGACTCCCCGGGTCGAACCTGAGCGTGAGCGCTTCCGGAGCCCTGACCGGCACGGTCACCCTCGCCGCCGCGGTGGCTGAAGGGGCCTATCAGGTCCAGGTCGCCGCCGGTGGTCTGCACGTCACTGCCCCGCTCACGGTGGCGAAGACCTTCATCACGCTCTCCCCGTCGACGGGGCCGACCGGTACCAAGGTCACGGTGGTGGGCCAGGGATTCGCCCCGGTGAGCACCGTCCAGATCGACGGGCTGAAGGCGGACGGCTCCAAGAGCGGGGACGGCTACAGGACCAAGGTGGTCGGCCTCGACGGCAGCTTCTCGCAGACCTTCACCGTCAACGACCCGGCCACGGTCGCCCTCCAGGCCCACGAGTGGCTCGTGAACGGGAGGAAGGCCCTGGCCCGGTTCACCGTCGGGGGCAACCCGCCTGCGCCCGCGCCCTCGTACGCCCTGTCTCCCGACAGCGGCCCCGTGGGCACGGTCGTCCAGGTCACAGGACGGAGCTTCGCCCCCGTGGCCACGGTGGCCGTGACCGGCCGGAGGTCGGACGGCGCGAAGACGGCCGATCCCTGTGTCACCCGGATCATCGGTCTGGACGGCACGTTCGCGCTGAACTTCACGGTGAAGGACCCGGCCACGACCTGGATCATGGCCTCGGAGGTCCTGGCCAACGGCAAGGTGATCCAGACACGTTTCACCGTCCGTTAGGCGATGGATGCCAAGGGGTAGCCGCAATTGCCGCGAGGGCGCCCGCTCCCAGGTCCCGCCGACCGGGACGGACGCCCTCGCAGGTCCCAACAGGTCTATGACACAGGTGTGTTGAGGCCGGCCGCATGCGCTCGGTAGCCTTCCTCGGGTGACGAGGATCGTGACGTACGTCGAGATGACCGACCGAACCCAACTCGTTCCCGGTGTGCTGGTCCCGGGAATGGCGCTCGACGCCGTGGCCGGGGACCTGTCGCTGGTTCCCGAGCTGATGGCCAGGATCGGCGCGCCGTACCAGTGGCGCAGCGCCCGCCGCAGCCCGCAGGAGTGGGGGGTGTGGTTCGCAGAGCATCCGGACCGGACATGCTGGCTGCTGACCGTGGCGGACGCACCGGCCGGCATGGTCTGCTACGACCTCCATCCGGGCGCCGACGTGGAGATCAGGACGTTCGGGCTGCTGCCGGAGTACACCGGCAGGGGCCTCGGTGGTCATGCGCTGACCCTCGCGATCCGGCAGGGCTGGGAACTGGCTCCGGGCGTGCGCCGGGTTTGGCTGCACACGTCGTCGGAGGACAACGCGAACGCGTTGCCCAACTACCACCGCCGCGGGTTCCGTACCTTCAAGACTGAGGCTTCCTTCCTCCCGCCCCCTGGCCGCACTCCTCCCCGCGGGTAGATCGGGAGACGCGTCCGGTACCGCTGCTGGGACCCTGATGGCCATGGGACATCACTCCTTCCCGCTAGGCCGCAGAAGGAGGCCCAGAAGCGCTTCGAGCGCAAGGTACGGGCACACCACGCCGGAAACGCCGACGCGCAGGCCGATGGGAACGGAATTCGGGCGATCATCGAAGCCATCGTCACCGCCTTCGACTGACCTGCCGCGCACAAAGGGGCTCTGGACGCGACAAGGTGGCCGGTCAGGCCTCGGTCGCCGGGTACCGACCGCTGCGACGCCGGCGGATGCTCACCGCGGCCGCGGCGAGGAGGAGTCCGAGCAGGGCCGGGCCGGTGAAGACCTCCACGCTCCAGATGGCCATGCACAGGACGGCGAAGGGCAGGGCCGCGAGGAGGACGGCGGGCGCGGTACGCAGCCGCGCGAACGCCTGCCGCCCGGCCAGGGCAAACCCGGCCGCTGCCGGTACGGCGAACCGGAGCCCGGCGGCCTCGTCGGGCAGGGGCCACACCGTGAGCGCGCCGGTCAGGAGCGTCGTCCACAGCACGACGGCGCCCAGCCCTGTCGCCGTACGGACGCGCGGCTGCGGTCTCAGGTCTGCCGGGCAGAGCAGAGCCAGAAGTACGACGAGGAGCAGGGGTGTTCTGAGGAAGATTGTTGCTTCGAGGCCGCCGCCCCATCGGAACAGGTCGACCACGGCCGTCGCCGTGAAGCCCGTCAGTACGGTCCAGGTGCCCGCGGTCCAGCGGCCACTCAGGGCGATCGCGGCGCCCAGCACCATGACGAAATTGGTCGCCGCCAGCAGGGCGTAGGAGACGGCGAGTTCCTCGGGCAGGCTGGGCGCTCCGGCCGCCGGGAGCATCAGCCCCGCCCACCAGACCGCGCTCGCGCCGACGGCGACGGCGGCGAACGGGGCCAGCGCCGCCAGGAGCTGCCCGGGTCGCCGTGCCGAACCGAGCCCGAGTCGCATCCGCAACGCGTGCCCGGTGACGTCCAGGGCCTCCCGTACCCGGGCCGCCCGGCCCGCATCACGGGTCGCCTCGCGGTAGGCCTCGGCGATCTCGTCGCCGAACTCCCGGCGGAAGGCCGCCGGGTAGAGCTTCAGCAGCGCGATCACGCCGTCACCGTCCCGCCGGAGAGGCCGGGCAGACCATGCACGGCCGCAGCGCCGAGCCCCAGCCGCCGGGTGGCCTCCTGCGCGGTGCGCGCGATACGGGCCGCCTCGGCGGCCAGCACCTCGCGCCCGTGGGGTGCCAGCGCGTAGCTGCGCCGCCTGCGACCGTCGACGACCTGTTCCTCGTGGACGGCGATGAGTTGCTGTTCGAGGAGCCGCTCAAGGCGTCCTCGCGCCGCGCTTCCGGCACGCATCTTCATACGGCCTTCCGAGATCTTCTCGACCTCTTGCGCGATCGCGTATCCGTGCCGTGGGGCGTCGGCGATCGCGGTGAGGATGAGGAGGGTCGGCTCACGCAGGGCTGGTTCATTCACGAGCCCCACCATAGGCCGGTAACCGGCATATGTCGATGGACGGCCTATTCAGCTGTCCAACTCCAGGGCTTCCCCTGCGCGTTCCCATGCCCGTGTCCCCTTGCGTCCCGCTTCGGCCCCGCTCGGCGACGGCGTGGCTTCCGGTGTCGAGACTGTCTTCGGCACCAGGCTGGCGCCGAGCACATCGGATCAGGTGAGGAGTTGGCATGTGGCACGACTTGGTCTTCACCGGTATGTCGATCGCAGAGAAGGTCATCCGCACCGTCGCTGTCTATGCCCTGATCGTGGCCCTGTTCCGACTGGCGGGGAAGCGGGGCCTCGCCGGGCTGAACACCTTCGATTTCGTGGTCATCTTCCTTTTGTCGAACGTTGTGCAGAACGCGATCATCGGCGCGGACAACAGCCTGCTCGGCGGAGCGATCGGCGCGGTGACCCTGGTCGCTGTCAATTCGGCGGTGAACCGGTGGCTGGCCCTCGACCCACGGGCCGCGCGGCTGCTGGAAGGGACCGCGACCACGGTCGTGGAGAACGGCGAGGTGGTACCCCAGGCACTCCGGCGACTGGCGCTGCGGACTTCGGAGATCGAGCACGCGGTCCGCCTGCAGAACGGCGATGCCATCAGCGACGTCGCCACGGGGCGATTGGAGCCCGACGGCCAACTGATCATCGTCCTCAAGGCTGCGCAGCAAGGCGCCACGCACGAGGACATCGCCGGGCTGGAGGCGCGGCTCGCCTCGATTGAGAACCTCTTGCGGGATCTCACCGACGAGCGACGCGAAGGTTCGAAGGGCGATTAGAAGCCGGTAAGCGGGGCAGCCCACGGGGCGTTTCGGGCTTCTTCGAGCGCGCGGCGGGCGTTCCCGGGTTCGTCCACCGGAACGCTGATGCCCACGCGGACGCGCTCCGCCGGGCCGAGTTGGCGCGCGAGTGCCGCCGGGAGGCGGCGCTGGAGGCGGCGCTGGAGGCGGCGCAGTCGAGGGACGGGCCGGGAAGGCCGGGCACGGGCTCGGGCGCCGGGGTCAGGACATGGGCGCGGACTACCTGATCCCTGGCCATCCTCGACACCCCGACGATTCCGGTCGACTACCTCGAAATGGCGGACCCGGACGCGCCGTACGGAGTACGCGGCATCGGTGAGCCTTCGCCCCTGTCGTCCACCCCGGCCTTCCTCGTGGCGATCCCTGCGGCGACCGGCCTGGAACTCAACAGGACGCCTATCCGCCCCGAGCGCCTCGTCGCACCCCGACCCGACCCGGCGGTGTTCGGGACCCGGCCGCGGCGCAGGACCGCAAGGCCGTGCCGCAACCCTGTTCAAGCCATTTACCTGCTGGTAACTTACGGCGCTGTTACCACCAGTAACGCGCACGCGTCCGTCCCTGTGATCCATGAAACGAATCCGAGGGAACCATGCACCGCATCGCCGTAGGCAAACTGGCAACCGCAGTTGCCACAGCTCTGGCCGTCACCACTGTCCCAGTGGCCACAGCCGTGGCCGCCCCCGCCGTCCCTTCGGCAGTCGCCGCGGGGGGCGACGCCTTCTACACGTACGACGGCAGCACGCCCTTGTCCTCGTACGCGCCGGGCGCCGTGCTCAAGACGCGGACGCTGCAGTACCACGTCGTCGGCATCCCGACGCCGGTGAAGGCGATCCAGCTGCTGTTCCGGCACCGTCGACGCCCAGGTCGCCCGTCCGCCGGGGTGACCCTCGATCGTACGCAGCCCTACCGGGGACGGCGGCAAGGCCGTGTCGTACCAGTCGTTCTACGATTCGCTGAACCCGGCGGACTCACCCTCCCGGGCGATCGCGGGTGACGTCTCCCTCGGAGGGCTCATCGCGAACGGTGAGTCCCTCCTCCTGGTACCGCTGCTCCTGTCCGGCTACAACGTCATCATCCCGGACAGCGAGGGACAGGCCGCCGACTTCGCGGCCGGGCCGGAATACGGAACGAACACCCTGGACTCGATCCGGGCGGCCAGCCAGTCCCCGCAGACTGGTCTGAACTCCGCCACCCGGATCGGCCTGGCCGGCTACTCGGGCGGAGCCATCGCCACCCACTGGGCGGCCGTGCTCGCGCCGAGCTACGCACCGGACGTCGACAGGAGACTGGTCGGCTACGCCGAGGGCGGGCTGCTCGTCGACCCGGCGCACAACCTCAAGTACGTGAGCGGCAGCGCCATCTGGGCCGGCGTCGCACCCATGGCCATGCTCGGGGTCGCACGTTCGTACGACATCGATTTCACGCCCTACCTGAACGACTACGGCCGTCAGGTGTTCGACAAGCTCGAGCGTGGGTCGATCATCAACGCCCTGGGCCAGTACCCGGGACTGACCTGGAAGAAGATGGTGAAGCCGGAGTACGCGAACCCGAATTCGGTGCCATCCTTCATCGAGGCGGTCAACAGACTCAACCTCGGCTCGGCCGCCACCCCCAACGCCCCCGGTTTCATCGTGCAGGGCAACGGAGGCGTCCTGGAAGGCACCTTCGGCAACCTCCCGGGGATCGGGACAGGTGACGGGGTCATGGTCGCGGGAGACGTGCGCGCGCTGGCCCGGCAGTACTGCGACAAGGGCAACGCATCGATCAAGTACCAGCAGTACGACCTGCTCAGCCACGTCGGCGCCGCCGTACCGTGGGCACCCACCGCGCTCGGCTGGCTCAACGACAGGTTCGCGGGCAGGACGCC carries:
- a CDS encoding GNAT family N-acetyltransferase: MTRIVTYVEMTDRTQLVPGVLVPGMALDAVAGDLSLVPELMARIGAPYQWRSARRSPQEWGVWFAEHPDRTCWLLTVADAPAGMVCYDLHPGADVEIRTFGLLPEYTGRGLGGHALTLAIRQGWELAPGVRRVWLHTSSEDNANALPNYHRRGFRTFKTEASFLPPPGRTPPRG
- a CDS encoding PadR family transcriptional regulator, which produces MNEPALREPTLLILTAIADAPRHGYAIAQEVEKISEGRMKMRAGSAARGRLERLLEQQLIAVHEEQVVDGRRRRSYALAPHGREVLAAEAARIARTAQEATRRLGLGAAAVHGLPGLSGGTVTA
- a CDS encoding DUF421 domain-containing protein, coding for MWHDLVFTGMSIAEKVIRTVAVYALIVALFRLAGKRGLAGLNTFDFVVIFLLSNVVQNAIIGADNSLLGGAIGAVTLVAVNSAVNRWLALDPRAARLLEGTATTVVENGEVVPQALRRLALRTSEIEHAVRLQNGDAISDVATGRLEPDGQLIIVLKAAQQGATHEDIAGLEARLASIENLLRDLTDERREGSKGD
- a CDS encoding lipase family protein — its product is MSYQSFYDSLNPADSPSRAIAGDVSLGGLIANGESLLLVPLLLSGYNVIIPDSEGQAADFAAGPEYGTNTLDSIRAASQSPQTGLNSATRIGLAGYSGGAIATHWAAVLAPSYAPDVDRRLVGYAEGGLLVDPAHNLKYVSGSAIWAGVAPMAMLGVARSYDIDFTPYLNDYGRQVFDKLERGSIINALGQYPGLTWKKMVKPEYANPNSVPSFIEAVNRLNLGSAATPNAPGFIVQGNGGVLEGTFGNLPGIGTGDGVMVAGDVRALARQYCDKGNASIKYQQYDLLSHVGAAVPWAPTALGWLNDRFAGRTPPSDCGRIPAGNSLAPEVPTTRS